Part of the Mytilus edulis chromosome 9, xbMytEdul2.2, whole genome shotgun sequence genome, AAGAGTTCGAACAACAAACCAAGCTATGAATCCCCTTTAGGGCCTGGAAAAAACCATCAGCATttaaacagacaaaacaaagatcTAACATCAACTAAATATACACTTATATGTTTGTGCTCAAATCAATACTTCCTTAAATGTTTGTTATGTTTCAAATTTGGTAATATTTTATGGTTAGAATACATTCATGTACTGATATTTTAATATTCTGTTGCAATCTTGGGGTAAGACAAGATAACCATCATTGCCCTCCTTCACACCAGCTCGCATTGTTTTCTTGTAGGTGTCGCCAAAATACTAAATACATTGCTTTTAATGAAATATTAGATACAGTGAAAAACTAACAAAAAGCTACAACAGTGAGATATAACCTTTGGGGAACACAAAAAAGCATTTATCGATGACATAAAAATGTATTTCGAAAGTGAAAATAACAATACTCATAAATGTTCGGGTACACGGCTCTGAATCTCATGAACCCATAATCTGTTTTTATAGAAATAcaagaaaaatcatttttatttcatttagaaCAAATATCTTTTGATGCGTTGATGTATCATAACtaataacttttataaaaaacaatTCCATAACATACAATTTCTCTTAAACTTTTGACATTGATTTCTTTTTCTGAAACTAATAATTCATTATTACTTTTAGATCTGGTTGTCAGAAATGTCCTTCAGGGTCTTTTTAAAGGATATTATAATCGAGAAATTTAACATGATTATTCCCAAGATACTGGTTCAAGGAGAGTTCAAACTTATTTAATGGACTgaaaaggaaaatgtttttttttttctatttgattaaGTTATTGTTTACAGATACTTGTAATcagaaacaataaaataattgCTTACAACATGAAACAGTATCAATGTTCAATTTATGATATTTGTACAAATTAAGTTTAATTTACTGTCAAACTGTTCCAGTGAACAAGCAGTCGGGACATAAAGAGCGTTATGGcgatcaaaaatgtttaaaacagaTAATAAAATACCGTACAACATTTATCTGCATAgtctttcaatattttaatttttccaaaagttttttgtcattgtattttgtaattaaacCGTGCTTATCAATGTAGCATTCGTCTTAGTTATTGTGATTTTCATTGCATCCTTTACCATTTCGAACTATTTACTCACAAAATACTTATCTTTGTAAATTAAGTCTCGCCGCGTGAAATGCAAAAGTTAAGTTCAAGCTATTATTTGCTTTAATTTTAATGAATGTGGTCACTaataatgatattttcaaaacttttaaatacaCAAACTAAACCTCTATCCACGAACTAGTTTCAAAACTGTTCTTATTACTTTTTAAGCATGACACAATTACCCGAAATCTTAAAAAATGTCTCTGCGTGAATATAAACAGTTTTGTCTGCACAGaaaattccttattttttttaacgatTATTAGATAAATTCGTCTCGATTATAACATATATGTGTGCAATCTTCTCAAATTATTTGCATTACATATCTTTGTTCGTGAAAGGAACGTTGGAATTTCCCTTTGTACGAACAATAATTTTTCAACAATACATCGCCAAACATCGTatgattttgttggttttttttcagaattctAAAGTATGTCTAGATTCGTATGTATACCTAGTAAAGGCGTGCTTTTTAAAAAAGTAgtacaaaaatatatcataacaATGATATTGAAAAAACACGCATTAGATTGCGTGTAGTAAGTTTaaacatgccaagaaattgccttcgttgaaattttacaaacaccccatagagcaaattacatggatgaatAATATTGACTATTTGCtatatggccgtgttctaagggacacgtacatgcaggtcataaattaattggTTAAATGAGATCAAATCTCCAACTATTatttttcacgtttgaattgttttatattgtcatttcggggccttttataggtgactgcggtatgggctttgttcattgttcaaGGCCGCAAGGTGACCTatatatgttaatttctgtgtcattttggtctcttgtggtgagttgtctcattagcaatcataccacatcttctttttttttatattaattggtGACGTAGGAGGTCCACTGGAacttttagcgaggatttcttgatATGACGTACTTTGCCACAAAACTCCATAAAGCTTGCTGTTTTcgttgtgtgttacatttaaatgagTATTTATGGCATTAAGCGGTTTATctgattttattgtattttttcaacATTGGATTATAAGCATTTGCATCCAAACTGATTATCAATATCGCGGCTTTACGAGGAAGTTTCTCTAATTGAAGAGATACATAAGAGATAGCATTAAAGTATCGTCTAGAAATATTTGGATTCATCAATTGGTGATTGATTTGATAGTCGTAAAAAGAGTACTCTGACGACAGTCAATAGCCATATTTGcgaacttaaaatatttgtccATGCAACCCCTTTTAAAAAAAGATTGGGTTCCTACATTAACGTCATTAGAACTAAGGACAAGGGACTATGTACTATCTCATAGCTACTGTTACCAAATGATTGTGTCTAAATgtaatttgaattatattgtatatAGGTATTTTAACTGAGTTTAAAGTTTatatggtaaaactaatacacaTCTAAATTGAATGACAcagtttaatttacaatttacttTTGTCACTTTTTTTCTCTGTATAATTGTATACTTGCAGAAAAAAATTCGCGAAAATGTTGACCTCTTTAGATACAAAACGCTACACACAATCTATATATAGAATACACGTTATGTCCCTCATAGTGAATAAATATAGCACCGGTAAAACCTTTCACCATTACACAACACATATATAACTGAGAACATATATTCGTCCTTTAGTTAGTATTTTGTATGGTAAGATCTATCGTGTATCATATCAGGAATCTAGATTCCATACTTTAcgttatttcaatttcaaatatattgtaaatacTAAATGTAGCAAAGTCAAAAGAATACACAATAAATAGCGTTACGTTTAGTTTTATACACCAGGATAACGTAGTTTCGATTTGATCTACTACTTCAAAAGTTCACCTAATAGCGATGTTTACACTTAAAAAAATACTCTATATATTTCTGTAATTTTGAAAGGTTATAAGACTACGTCTAGATAATAAGTTACATATACTATGTTTTAAATTATTAGCTCCCCTGTTCGAAGGGCCACgtgagattttctcatcacttggcgtccgtcgtccggcgtcctgTGTCCTGTGTCCGTAAACTGTTACaaaaaccttctcctctgaaactactgggccaagtttaacaagtcttggccacaattatcattggggtatctagtttaaaaaatgtttccgatgaccctgccaaccaaccaagatggccgccatgactaaaatagaacataggggttaaatgtagattttcgcttatatctctgaaaccaaagcatttagaggaaatctaaCAAAGGGtatatttgtttatcaggtcaaaatctatctgcttttataaattttcaggCAAATTGGACCCATTGTTGAATTGCGaccccgaattagtaattttaaggaaattttgcagtttttggttattatcttgaatattataaaagatacagataaactgtaaacagcaataatgttcagcaaagtaagatctacaaataagtcacgatgaccaaaattgtcatttgaccccttaaggaattattaccctttatggtcaatttttaaccatttttccaacattttagtaatcttttaaaaaaatcttctcctctgaaactactgggccaaatttaaccaaacttagccacaatcatcattgggatatcttcTTAAAGATGGCCattatggctaaaaatagaacataagggttaaatgtagattttggcttatatctctaaaaccaaagcatttagagcaaatctgacatgataaATTTACTTGATAAGTCAAGgtctgtctgccctgaaatttgtaGACCAAACAggtaacccgttgttgggttgctgccactgaattggtaattttaataaaattttgcagcttttggttattatcttaaatattattataggtacagataaactgtaacagcataATGTACAGCAAGGTAAcccctacaaataagtcagcatgatcaaaatggtaaattgaccccttaaggagatattgccctttctagtcaatttttaacaattttcataaattttgtaagttttggaaatttttacaaaatattactactgggccaagtttaatATAGATAGAGAGATAATTGtcagcagcaagaatgttcaataaagtaagatctacaaacacatcaccttcacctaaacacaattttgtcatcaatccatctgtgtcctttgtttatgatatgcacatagaccaaggtgagcgacacagctcttttgagcctctagtttagtctgttattgtataatttatttgATTGTTAAACTTTTACAGCTTGTCCAAATGGAGACTTATACCCGGAGTAAAAAACCATACTGTAAGCCAATAATTATTCCAATAAAAGTTAAAGACTGTGACTATACCAGTATTGATGCTGATACAAAGACAGTAAAGGAAACATTCAAACAGCTTGGATATGCCGAACCTGAAGTTTTTAATCAGGACAGCGACAGAGATGCAATATTAAATCAATTGTTAAATATACGTAAGTATACATTGTTTCTAGACAAACTTactaaaaaatgaaatgattttaatttcCATTACATGATAAACCGTGATGTAACTATTTTAAGAACATCAAtgaacacacacacaaacacgcAGCAAAGGAGAatagtaaacaaacaaacaatgatttaaataaaattctcaCCAGATCCAAAACCATAGACGGAAAGGTGGGTTAGTCCGTAGATTACCTGCGTTTTGTTGTTGAAATGAACTTGTGGATAATGAATCTATACATGTAACACAACGATTTTCCTTGACGTTTCcatatttttggaattttaggtcatcaatgctctttgaCTTTATACTTGTTGGTTTTCTAACTGTTTTGaaatgagcgtcattgatgagtcttctgtagataaaacgcgcgtctggcgtattaagttataatcctggtgcctttgataactattagcaatTCGATAAgtgttattgtattgtttatttgtgtatttctctgtcctgtatgCTCTTGCATTGATTTGTACTgcagtcctgtcatgtaatgttgtccttttagtgttatatttaacatttacaTACAAGCGTGAAGTTTGGCTAGCCAGAAAATCAGGTCCAACCCATCatttgtcctgtaccaagtcaggaagttGTCAGTTTTTATCTCAGAaattgtttctgtgtgtgttaaattgTCGTTCGGATTTTTGttcactttagtgtttctgttgttcgttgttttcctcttaaagttgtcctcggttttagtttgtaatcggaatttgttttctctcaatcgatttatgactttcgaacagctgAATCAGGGGCGGATCacgccattttaaaaaggggggtttcaaacCCAGGACAAGGGGTCGGGGGTTCCAACTATAgttccccattcaaatgcaatgGTCGCCCCCCAAAAGGGGAGTTCCAAtccccggaaccctcccctggatctgccactgtgtatactactgttgcctttacttaatATACAGGAATGATGAAGATTCGTTTTCaatgaaatcatttaaaacatgatttatttataagttgTCATTGACCTTAGAATagtttcagtaactgcgagttaTCATATTTCAGTGCTTTAATGGCTTTATGTCAGTTGTTTTGTGCCTCGTACTGATCTTTTGAGATAAGCATATAACAACtgatatttacaatttgttttaccaaaaaatgtaatgttacaccactgtcgcAGGTAAGGGGAGGATTAATCgctcacaaacatatttaaccccgcatCATTCCTTGTGTGCCACAGGTTGTCACCGGTTCATATCTTTGAAGTTTCATATCTTAATTAAGGACATTGCTTTGATATAAATTAGCCTGTAAGCGTTCTCgttgattttgtttatatttttatgtcgGTACCTGTTATACTATACGTATGGTTTTTTTTCGTCGGAGGCCGTTCGGTGTCCTATAACTGCTTTTCCCATTCCATTTGAACTCTTGCGAATAGTTTagaattataccacatctccctatgtTTATGTGCACCATATATACAcatactgatatttttttttcaggtgaAAAATCAGAATTTACTGAAGATACAGATTTTTTATTATGCGTCATAATAAGTTGCAGTGATATGAATGGCTGTTTTAAGGACTTCAATGGGGTTGATATTTCTGTTGATGAAGTAATCCATATCTTTAATACAGAAAACTGTATCGGACTGAGAGGTAAACCCAAGATATTTATTCTACAGGTAAGACATTTGTTCTTATAATTAGGTTTAAATgttattcatttcaaaataaatgttcatttttcgTCAATTACTGAAAACCTATTTAACTAATACATCTTTAtatgcatattatttttttaccgTTTAATTTGTGATAGTGTATCTTAGAATTTTTTAAAGACGTGTATTTGCATAATTATACAACTTcttgaataattaaaaatgacAACATATAGCCCAGTGAGGTTTGAGAAATTGTTAGTAAAGATTTTGATTCTTAGAGAAATTTTATTATATCGGAGAAAAAAGTATATCAACAGAATGGATAGAATTATATTTCTccagaaaaaaaaagttcaacatgtaaattttaattctgaaaaaacaacaacatttgaaTAATTCATTATGTGTTAATATAGGTGGTAATTCCACATTGCAGGATAGTCAACCCGTTATAGTATTAACATCACATTTGAAAACGATGTCTATGCTGTAAAATCCAGGTGTAATAAGAATCCACATGGAAATTCTTTCAAAAGGCAAAATTAAGAGATAAGATATACATCGTGATTAAGTTTGATGAGAAGATTAGAAATATCAGTCATTCTATAAGTGAAATAGAATGCATCGAATGGCTTTAACATAATGCCTAATAATTTTAACTGTATTTGCTACTAACACAAACATCATTAACAAGAAATACCATGgagtttgttttattattaacatGAAGTTTTCTGCAAACTATATACTCAAAAATCAAGTTCTTAAAAAAATGCCTTTGTTTTGTAGACGGATGATTTAAATATTTCCACAAAGACGCCCGGTCAATTTTCAAACACAGAAGGAGATCTAACAAGACTGCCAACTCAGGCGGACAGTTTAATTTATCATTGTAGTATTCCAAGTAAGTTAAAATAGAGATAACGAAACATCGATCTAAATATATTGGATGTATGGACAGTGGATGCCCTTTGGTTTGTAAGATTAATAAGATATTAATTAAACAACGACCTGATGGATCGAGTAGACCGACAGGTAATGTTATTTGGTATGTAGGCATAAGAAGAGATCACGTTAAATAAAGGCTGTTCGAAaattataaatcgattgagagaaaacaaatccgggttacaagctAACACCGAGAGAACCACATCAGCCATAGTAGGAATACACTGCAGCAATAAAAAAAACTGGAGTGCAACAAAAtataaacgacaatgcaacacacacagaaacgacctataagataacaattgccattttcctgacttggtacaggacattttaagaacacatagttggttgaacctggttttgtgggtAGCAAAGCCTCGCGcttttatgaaaatgttaaatataacactaaacaTCGATCTAAATGGATTGGATAAATCGCCAGGTGGTGCCAATTGGTTTGTAAGCTTAAGTAGAGATTACGTTAACATCGATATAAATAGTTTGGATTGATCGGCAGTGGACGGCATTCTTTTTTCTAGCATAAGTAAAGATTACATAAGCATAGATCGACAATGGATGTCATTTGGTTTGTAAGCTAGGCTTGTGATAACCGAAACTTTGATCTAAATAGATCGGTTGGATCGACAGTGAATAGTATTTGGTTTGCAAGATTAAAAAGAGATGGATCAACAGTGGATATCATTTTGTTTGTAAGCTAGACCAGAGATAACGGAAACATCGATATAAATGGATAAGAATTATCGACTGTGGATGTCATTTTGTTCGAAAGCTAGGATAGAAATAGAGATTACGAAAATTTCGATATAAACAAAATGGATGGATCAACAGTCGATGTCATTTTGTTTGTAAGCTAGACCAGAGATAACGAAAACATCGAAAGGATCGGCAGTGGAGGCCATTTGCCTTGCAAGTTCATATAGAGATTACATTTGCATCGATCTAAAATGGTTTTGATGAATCGACAGTGGATGTAATTTGGTTTGCAAGCTATGATAGAGATAACAGTAACATTTATCTAAATAGATTGGATGGATCGACAGGGGATGGAATTCTGTTTGAAAGCTGAAGAAGAGATAACGTAAACATCGATCTAAATGGTTCGGATGGACCGCGTTGGAATGCCATTATGGTTGTAGGCTAAAGTAGAGATAACGTAAAAATCGATATAAATGGATCGGAATTATGGACAGTGGATGTCATTTTGTTCGAAAGCTAGGGTAGAGATAACGGAAATTACGATCTTAATAGATTGGATGGACCAACAGTCGATTTTGTTAGTAGGCTAGACCAGAGATAACGGAAATATCGATTTTAAAGATCGAAAGGATCAGCGGTGGACACCCTTTGCTTTGCAAGATCATATAGAGATTACATTTGCATCGATCTAAAACGGTTTTGATGAATCGACAGTGGATGTAATTTGGTTTGTAAGCTATGATAGAGATAACAGTAACAGTTATCTAAATAGATTGGATGGATCAACAGTGGATGGAATTCTGGTTGAAAGCTGAAGAAGAGATAACGTAAACATCAATCTAAATGGTTAGGATTGATCGCCTTGGGACGCCAATATGTTTGTAGGCTTAAGTAGAGATAACGTAAACATCGATCTAAATTGATCCGGTGGATCGGCAGTGGACGCCATTTGGTTTGTAACTTTAAAAAGAGATTACATACGTATCGATCTACATCGATCGACAAGAAACGCCATTTTGTTTTTAAGCTAGGGTAGAGATAACGTAAACATTAATCTAAATACATCGGATGGATCGACAGGAGACGCCATTTTGTTTTAAGTAGACGTATATATTACATACGCATCGATCTACATAATCAGAAGGATCGACAGTGGATGTCATTTTGTTTGTAAGCTAGGGTAGAGATAAGGTAAACATCGATCTGAATATATCGATACGCATCTATCTAAATTGGTGGAATGGATCGACAATGGGTGTCATTTGGTTTGGAAGCATGGTCCGAGATAACGTAAACATCGATCTAAATACATCAGATAGATCGATAGTGGATGCCATTTTGAATGTAAGCTGAAGTAAATAATACGTGAATATCGATCGACTTGGATCGGAGGGATCGACAGTGGATGGCATTTTTGATTGTAAGGCGAAGTATATATGACGTGTACAGCGGTATATATTGATCGGTATCACAGTGGAtgtaattgttaaatatttaatattattttgataCATGTTTCAATCTACTTTGAGTTTTTTTAGAAACCTTTCACATTCAAAATTGATAATTAGTAGCAGATATCACGATAACGATCAAATCCAGCTTATGTGAATAAAGTAAAAgattttatcgctattttacgaaaattgccTTTGAtgttactgactgataattttcttTCTCAGCAAATTGAAGTGATATTAATAAGTATCGCTAGAAACAAAGGTAACACGTGTCAATGAATTAAACAATGTCGTCGtaagtaaaatagcgataaacagattatcattggtcatctcaactcgattgcttttatCACTTTCGACGTTCCGGCTCAAGCCAGTAAATCAATGTCCTTGAGATGATTAGCAATAATCTATAAATCTCatatgttttgtttatctttatgtTTTTATGTCTATTCCAGGTTCTATTGAAACATTCCCTTGGTCAGACTCGGTCAAACCGGAGAACAAATGGAACATTGCACAAGGTTCTAAATTTATACACACATTCTGTAATGAAATAAGAAAGGAACGAGGTACTGATATACATCAATTAACATTTAAAGTAAATGCTGCTATGAAAGAGTATGTGGATGACATTAATAGCCGGACACTCCAACAGCAGAATAAAGAGCTAAACAAACATCTAGAACTCCCGATCTGCACATCACAGTTACTACGACAATTTACACTTTGCCAAAAACAAAAGGAAACTGACATATAATTCTAACAAAACCAGTTCCTTTGgtaaaacatttaattgaaagTTTAACTTGAAGGAAATATGTCTtagaaaattttcaacttgatatcagaagaaatcaaaattacttttccattttttgttttgAACATACCTTTTCGTACCAACTAAAGAAGGCACAATTCCGAATTTCGGATTTTGAACAGGTAAATACAACAGTCTAGATAAAGCTCTTTTAATGTTGTTCATTTTGAATTATCTGTAATTGAATAAACCACTTTGAAGATTTCTATATATCTGCCATATTAGAATAACAAATAATCATTGGTTGGCTAGAGttcaaaaacatgttaaaattgaaattaaatacatTGTACCTTCAGGAACAAATCATGTATCGTACGTAAGTTGAAAAACAACAAGACACAATAACCAAAAGATTAATTGATTGCTTTATTCTTGTTTGGCATATATTTCGTGCATGTTCATGACGAAAGCAAAATAATAATCAATATAATTGTTATGTTCTGAAAAAAAGGGGTTCGGCCTGGAAGAATTGTGGGAGATTTCGATTGTTACTTCAAAATTAGAGTTTATTGGATCAAGACATAAAGCGTAACGCTCCTTCTACAATATGCATCGGATTAAACTTCCGTATTACGACTGGACATGGATGTGTGGTTGTACAAcccacagccaaacggacgattAAAATATAATATCTACCAgcatatcaaaaagaaaaataacagaaataccgaaatccgaggaaaaatcaatacggaaaatccctaatcaaatggcaaaatcaaaagctcaaagacaCCAAACGAAAAGATTACAtgtgtcgtattcctgacttggtaaaatcattttatccatttgattgatgtgttttaagcttttaattttgacattcgattagggactttccttttaaaattttcctcggagttcagtatttttgtgattttactttttttatgtagaaaatgatggataatTCCTGgtattatagctagctaaacctgtcacttgtatATAACAGTGGCATACAATTTcattacattgacaacaatgtgtgaacaaaacaaacagacataatacgtaaaaacgtcaaaaatagaggtacaacagtcaacattgtggtataatcttaataactataaaaaaaacaaagatgtcaacaaagaaaaacaaaaaggcatataggcTAAGCACATTAACAAAAACGCAAGAAAAGATTAATTCTTTTTTTGCAataacataaaaagaaaataacgGGATGATCGGGATGTATAAGtttgtttctctaatttttgtgctattttcacatttcctgaccggtgtgagaaaaatatttctcctcactagtgaaaaatctgttctcggcaaatgattagtcgaaatttgattatgacgtcaaaatgttttgttttcttctcaattttcctattgtgacgtcatgaaaaaaggcgaccttgcctgatgacgtcgcatataaagagcacaattttctgaaaatctttgcaaaagaacgataaaaagcattagagaaacagattccgacactataactcgtgtattacgatatttctccactctcgacagttaaattttattatttaaagggctcggcaagcctcgcgctttaaataataaaatttaactgtctcgagtggagaaatatcgtaatacacttgttgcagtgtaagaatctatatatcCACATCAAATGGATAATATCCAAAACTTACTAATCAGTGAAAAGTATTTacttacaaagacaaataaaagaacactataacacttAATTTGAATGACAAACAAAGCCAGTAATTAGAAACATCGTccattatttgtgaagttgatacggaatatttatcaacaaggtcgcGGTATCTGCCGATGAAATACACAGAAAGCTTAAAATTTGGTAATATGAATCCTTCCAAAATCCCGGATGAAATAAGGAACGTTTACCATAAGTAAATCAAATGTATAAGATAGGGTGAACATTccgaaattttaagaaaatgaaaaaaatagctaaaaaaattataaagtgaAATAAGACTTTATGACTTTGATACGTCATTCGTACAAATTATACATACGTTTCGCCTCTGAAATTTACTAGCatttaaaaccaaaaaatataaaagttatgacTATAAAGTTATCATATTATCAGCCCggtagatttttttcatttttaaacaaataatgcaAACTTCTTTTTATGTTTAAACGTACCCTACAAGTTATATTATTTGTTGCTACCATTTTTGTCCATCCTTTTTACCCCCCCTAAAAAGACACGTGTTCGATCTTTAAcagaagtaaaataaaaaaaataccgaacgccgaggaaaattcaaaacggagtcCTAATCAAATGCCAAAAGCAAAAGCTCAACTCGTGAAATGAATAAATAACCATtttcatattccttacttggtacaggcattgtcttatgtaaaaaatggtggattaaatctggttttatagctagcttaacctctcacatCTATGGCAGTTGCAGAAAatgtcattatattgacaacgatgcagaaacaaaataaattaaggaTAACAAAcgcaataggtaaaaatgtcaaaaattagggatctataaaattcaaaaatttgtaatcaatttaaaattttatgaaatatttatactTACCAGTCAGAAACATACTGTTTACTACGTTCATAACTcgcaaacacacacacacagatgATCTTGAATTCCCTGAATCAGATCGTATGTGTAGCCATGCTTCAGTTTATCGGCGTGTACAAAACACCCGCACTGAAATTAAAGCATGGGGTGGTGGTGGGAATATTGACTGGTAAgtataaatatttcataacattttaactttattacaaatttttgacttttatttcaattatttatactTACCAGTCAGAAACAAACATTTGGATTGATTCCAAAGCAATACTTCTACTGAACTGGGGGCGTATGCTGTATAAGTTTATGTCATCTAAATTGTACCATATGTACAAATGTCTATATATAACACATCAATAGTTCAACACAAATAATGTTCATCATGAAATCatcatattaaaaatatttccacCAATAACAAATTTTCCAACGCAACTCGCCcaaaaatttaacatatttaCAAATTGTCTAATACATCGACTGACAAATCTCTCAGATAGAATTTTCCAAATGTGGATTCTGAACTCCAATCAGCTTCTAATAAAATAGAATTTATAGATGCACC contains:
- the LOC139487625 gene encoding caspase-3-like isoform X1 yields the protein MLVQMETYTRSKKPYCKPIIIPIKVKDCDYTSIDADTKTVKETFKQLGYAEPEVFNQDSDRDAILNQLLNIREKSEFTEDTDFLLCVIISCSDMNGCFKDFNGVDISVDEVIHIFNTENCIGLRGKPKIFILQTDDLNISTKTPGQFSNTEGDLTRLPTQADSLIYHCSIPSSIETFPWSDSVKPENKWNIAQGSKFIHTFCNEIRKERGTDIHQLTFKVNAAMKEYVDDINSRTLQQQNKELNKHLELPICTSQLLRQFTLCQKQKETDI
- the LOC139487625 gene encoding caspase-3-like isoform X2, yielding METYTRSKKPYCKPIIIPIKVKDCDYTSIDADTKTVKETFKQLGYAEPEVFNQDSDRDAILNQLLNIREKSEFTEDTDFLLCVIISCSDMNGCFKDFNGVDISVDEVIHIFNTENCIGLRGKPKIFILQTDDLNISTKTPGQFSNTEGDLTRLPTQADSLIYHCSIPSSIETFPWSDSVKPENKWNIAQGSKFIHTFCNEIRKERGTDIHQLTFKVNAAMKEYVDDINSRTLQQQNKELNKHLELPICTSQLLRQFTLCQKQKETDI